A portion of the Acanthopagrus latus isolate v.2019 chromosome 21, fAcaLat1.1, whole genome shotgun sequence genome contains these proteins:
- the mapre2 gene encoding microtubule-associated protein RP/EB family member 2 isoform X2, producing the protein MAVNVYSTSITQETMSRHDITAWVNDILCLNYTKVEQLSSGAAYCQFMDLLFPGCISLKKVKFQAKLEHEYIHNFKLLQASFKRMNVDKIIPVEKLVKGRFQDNLDFIQWFKKFFDANYDGKEYDPVAARQGQDAIPPPDPGEQIFNLPKKSHHAASSPTAGASRSSSTTPKSSTPTSRPSSAKKIPVPSAPAKGEKELVAQVTQLTEQVNTLKVALEGVEKERDYYFSKLREVELLCQEQGEENAPFVDRLMEVLYASDEQEGADLAEGEGDGEEADQQGHEEAPDDQQEEQDEY; encoded by the exons ATGGCGGTCAACGTATATTCTACCTCAATAACCCAGGAGACTATGAGCAGGCATGACATCACTGCCTGGGTTAACGACATCCTCTGCCTAAACTATACGAAAGTGGAGCAGCTCTCCTCAG GAGCTGCCTATTGCCAGTTCATGGATCTGCTCTTCCCTGGCTGCATCAGTCTTAAAAAGGTCAAGTTTCAAGCTAAGCTGGAGCACGAGTACATTCACAATTTCAAACTGTTACAGGCGTCCTTCAAAAGGATGAACGTGGACAAg ATAATTCCTGTGGAGAAACTGGTCAAAGGCAGATTTCAGGACAATCTTGATTTCATCCAGTGGTTTAAGAAATTCTTTGATGCCAATTATGATGGTAAAGAGTATGACCCGGTGGCAGCCAGACAGGGTCAGGATGCCATTCCCCCACCTGACCCTGGTGAGCAGATCTTCAACCTGCCAAAGAAGTCCCACCATGCAGCCAGCTCCCCTACGGCAG gagcGTCAAGGTCGAGCTCAACAACCCCCAAGTCCTCAACACCAACATCTAGACCCTCGTCAGCCAAAAAGATCCCTGTACCATCGGCTCCTGCCAAAGGAGAGAAAGAACTGGTAGCACAGGTCACACAACTTACCGAGCAG GTGAACACATTAAAGGTGGCACTGGAAGGAGTGGAGAAGGAGCGGGACTACTACTTCAGCAAGCTGCgagaggtggagctgctgtgccAGGAGCAGGGTGAAGAAAACGCTCCTTTTGTGGATCGGCTAATGGAGGTCCTTTACGCCTCAGACGAACAG GAGGGAGCGGATCTGGctgagggtgagggtgacgGAGAGGAAGCAGACCAGCAAGGCCACGAGGAGGCACCGGACgatcagcaggaggagcaggatgaaTACTGA
- the mapre2 gene encoding microtubule-associated protein RP/EB family member 2 isoform X1, with protein sequence MPGPTQALSPNGENNNDIVPDNGSNIIPYRKNTVRGERAYSWGMAVNVYSTSITQETMSRHDITAWVNDILCLNYTKVEQLSSGAAYCQFMDLLFPGCISLKKVKFQAKLEHEYIHNFKLLQASFKRMNVDKIIPVEKLVKGRFQDNLDFIQWFKKFFDANYDGKEYDPVAARQGQDAIPPPDPGEQIFNLPKKSHHAASSPTAGASRSSSTTPKSSTPTSRPSSAKKIPVPSAPAKGEKELVAQVTQLTEQVNTLKVALEGVEKERDYYFSKLREVELLCQEQGEENAPFVDRLMEVLYASDEQEGADLAEGEGDGEEADQQGHEEAPDDQQEEQDEY encoded by the exons ATGCCCGGTCCCACCCAAGCCCTTTCCCCAAATGGAGAGAATAACAACGACATCGTCCCGGACAACGGATCCAACATCATTCCTTACAGGAAAAATACAGTGCGGGGAGAGCGCGCCTACAG TTGGGGGATGGCGGTCAACGTATATTCTACCTCAATAACCCAGGAGACTATGAGCAGGCATGACATCACTGCCTGGGTTAACGACATCCTCTGCCTAAACTATACGAAAGTGGAGCAGCTCTCCTCAG GAGCTGCCTATTGCCAGTTCATGGATCTGCTCTTCCCTGGCTGCATCAGTCTTAAAAAGGTCAAGTTTCAAGCTAAGCTGGAGCACGAGTACATTCACAATTTCAAACTGTTACAGGCGTCCTTCAAAAGGATGAACGTGGACAAg ATAATTCCTGTGGAGAAACTGGTCAAAGGCAGATTTCAGGACAATCTTGATTTCATCCAGTGGTTTAAGAAATTCTTTGATGCCAATTATGATGGTAAAGAGTATGACCCGGTGGCAGCCAGACAGGGTCAGGATGCCATTCCCCCACCTGACCCTGGTGAGCAGATCTTCAACCTGCCAAAGAAGTCCCACCATGCAGCCAGCTCCCCTACGGCAG gagcGTCAAGGTCGAGCTCAACAACCCCCAAGTCCTCAACACCAACATCTAGACCCTCGTCAGCCAAAAAGATCCCTGTACCATCGGCTCCTGCCAAAGGAGAGAAAGAACTGGTAGCACAGGTCACACAACTTACCGAGCAG GTGAACACATTAAAGGTGGCACTGGAAGGAGTGGAGAAGGAGCGGGACTACTACTTCAGCAAGCTGCgagaggtggagctgctgtgccAGGAGCAGGGTGAAGAAAACGCTCCTTTTGTGGATCGGCTAATGGAGGTCCTTTACGCCTCAGACGAACAG GAGGGAGCGGATCTGGctgagggtgagggtgacgGAGAGGAAGCAGACCAGCAAGGCCACGAGGAGGCACCGGACgatcagcaggaggagcaggatgaaTACTGA